The Streptomyces sp. DG1A-41 genomic sequence CAGAGGCCTTGACCAGTGAGAGTTGGTCGACGGTGACGCCGCCCGAACCCGACGCCCGCACGGTGACGGTGGCGGCCCCACTGGGCAGCGCGATGCCGGTGAGCTCGCGCTTGGTCCAGCCGCTCGACGACGGGATGCTGAGGGTGCGTTGGCTGCCGTTGGCGCCGGTGATCACAACCTGCCCGGCGCTACCCCGAGCGTGCAGGGACAGGGTGTAGGTGCCTGCGGGCACCGACTCGATCCGCTGCTCGACGCCGCCGCTGTTGCTCACCTGGAGGGCGAAGCGAGACCCGTTCGCACCACCGTTGACGTTGGTCACCGAACCGCCGAGGTTCCGCCATCCCCGCACACTGGAGACGATGATGCGGTCAGCTTGGATGTCCGGGTTGAGGATGTAGTTGTTCGCCGGCCCGGCACGCCACTCTCCGGTCGTGACGTTGAACTGCCACTGGCTCACCGAGTGGAACTGCGGCCTCGCGCCGGTCTTGGTTATCGGCACCCACTGGTTGTAACCGATGCCGTTCCAGGCGAAGTCGGCCCAGCGGTCGCCGGCATAGATCACCGTGTTCTGCTTGCTGCCGTTGACCGTCACGAAGAACCCGGTCTGGGTCACGTGGCTGTAGTCCATCTGGGTGCCGGCAAGGACGTACTCGCTGCTGTAGGAGCCCTGGACGTTGCCGCTGGTCGACTCATTGACGTAGTTGACAGAGGTGTTCCAGCCGTGCAGGTCCGACGCCGCGTGGTAGTACTTGCCGTCGAGCTTGAACATGGCGTTGCCCTCGCGACCGTCGCCGCGGCGGATCTCCACGCCCGGCTCGATCCGCAGCGAGTCGGATTCCCGGAACTTGGCCACGAAGCCGCGCGACCTTCCTTCGCGGTTGGAGAAGATCAGGTAGTCCTTGCCGTTGTCGTCGGTGAAGACGGTCTGATCCCCGGTGCCGGTCGTGGGCGAGTTGGTGATCTGGGTCTGGAAGTAGCCGTAGTCGAAGGTGTCGGTGGGTGAGTCGCCCTGCAGCAGCAGAACGCCGTGCCCGCCCCTGCCCGTGTGCCACATCTGCACGGCGAGCACGTACTTGCCGGTGTTCTCGTTGTACGAGACCCCGAGCCGCCCGACCCAGCCCGCACCACCCAGGTTGGCGCCGTTGCCCACGCCGGTGGAGCGCGTCGCGACGCGGTTCTCGAACTTCCAGTTCACCAGGTCCTTGGACGAGTACACGGGGATCGAGACGAAGCTGACGTCGCCGTCGTACTTCCTCGTCGGATTGGCCCGGTAGAGCTCGGCGCCGGTGTAGTGCACGCCGTACCAGTAGTAGGTGTCGCCGAACTTGAAGACGCCGCCGCCCTGCGAATAGATGGGGTTGCCGCTGGTGTCGTTCCAGAAGGTGTTGTTCGTGATGGTCTGGAACGTGCCCTCGTCCGCGGCCTTCAGATCGGCGGCGGCTGTCATCAGTGCCGTCTTCGCGGCGGCGACGTCCGACGTGGTGGCCGATGCGTCGTCGGCGACTGCGGCCGCGGTCCTCAACGCCTTGGCGAAGGGCTTCCATGAGGCAACCGTGTACTTCGACGGAGTGCGGGTCCGGTAGTCGGACACCAGGTACTCGAGGCCGCGATCCGTCACCTGTTCAGCAGCGGCACGCTGGTCGTGGAGCGCCGTTGCCGAGGTCTCCGTGGCCGATGTCTTCGTTGCAGGTGTCTCCGCCGCAGCGGTGCTCGCCGAGAGCGGTGCCGCTAACGCCACGGACAACAGTGCGGCGGCGGCCACCTTCCAGTACTTCGAAACGACACGCGATCTTTGCCTCACGATGTCACCTTCCCTCGTTCTCAAAGGCGCCGAGGTCCGGCGCGCTTCCGCTGAAGGGCAGCCCCACCTCGGTGCCCTTGTCGATCAGGGCACTGTTCGCCGCGAGACGGAGGTGGGGCAGCACGGGCAGGCTCCCGTCGGACTGGCGGGGCGCCTCCCAGCCGGACGTCGACACACTCTGGAACTGGGAGTCCGACAGGGGGACGCCGAGGTTCCAGGAGTTGTACGCGGCGTTCGCGCCGGTCATGTACGACGTCGGCGTTCCGGTGTAGGCGATGTTGTTGCGCAGGTTGCCCCGGCCGACGGAGGCACCGCTCGAGTCGACTCCCCGCATGTTGAAGTTGGGGTGGTTTCCGTAGCCGGTGTTGTTGAAGAAGTCGTTGGCCACCGGGTGGTGGTTGGCGTAGAAGCCGGCCGCCTTGTTGAGGAACGCCACCGAGAAGCGGACGGTGTGTTTCGGCGCGTTGGCCTCGTAGTCACCCCCGTAGCCGCCCGATTTGAAGCCGGCTCCGTTGCCGGAGGGCGTCGTCGTCCCCGGCACGTACCCGTTGCGCCAGGCCCAGGAGTTCTCGATGATCACGGGCGAGTAGGTGGAGATGAGGTCGAACCCGTCATCGGCGTTCCACCACGCGCGGCTACCCCGGAACACGTTCGCGGGGCGGCCGGCCGGTGTGTAGTGCGAACCGAACCCGTCGGCGTTCTCGCCGGGCCCGTCATTGCTGCGCGGGTCGTAGTTGTCATGCGAGTCCGAGTTGAGGACGAGGTTGCCTCCCCCGCCGCTGATGAACAGGCCGGTTCCCATGTGGTGGTGGGTGTTGATCTGCTCGAAGGTGTTGTTGCTGCCGGAAACCCAGATCCCCCAGGACTCGGCGTTGCGGTTGTTGTTCTGCGGTACGCCCTTGGCTTCCAGTCCCTTGAGGTGGATCCAGCTGCCGGTGACGTTGAAGCCCTTGATACGGCAGTTGTCCGTCATGCGAGAGAAGTCGAAGACCGGTTTCTCGCCCGGGTGGGCCCAGTACCGGATCGGGGCGCCCGAGCTGCCGCTCTTGTTCAGGGTGATCGCGTCGACTCTGGCGGTCTGGCTTGAGCAGGCGCTGTTCGCGCGGGTGTAGGCGTAGGTGCCGCCCCGGAAGTAGACAGTGTCACCCGCCTTGGCGACGGCCTGTGCGCGGGCGATCGATGCCCACGGGGCGGCCTGCGTGCCCGCTGCGCCGTCATTCCCGTTCGGGGCGACGTAATAGATGTTTCCGGCCGCCGCGACGCCGTCCGCCGGCGTCGCGGCACCCGCGTCGACTGCGAGCGCCGTAGCCGCGACGGGCAGGAGTACGGCTGTGGCCCCGGCTAACGAGGCCTTGATGGACTGTTTCATGGATCCTCCCGTGCGGGGGCGGGGCTCGTGCCTGCGTGAGGAACTCGACGCGGGTGTGGAGACGCCTTTCGAAAGGCGCTGACCATGCGCGTGCTGCTTCAGAACTTCATGGCGCCGGCGGCCAGGTTGGCGATGAAGTGGCGCGAGCCGATCAGGAAGACCCCGATCAGCGGGATCACCGACATGAGCGCTCCGGCGATGACCATCGACTGGTCGGTGGTGTAGACGCCGTTCAGTTGCTGCACGGCCACCTGCAGCGTCACCTTGCCCGGGTCGGTCATCACGATCAGTGGCCACAGGTAGTCGTTCCAGATGTGGAAGAAGGTGAAGATCCCCAGGAACGCCAGCCCCGGGCGAAGCACCGGCAGCCCCACCGTCCACCACTGGCGGAAGAACCCGGCCCCGTCTACCCTCGACGCCTGGATCAGCTCGTCGGCGATCGCCCCCTGCGCGTACTGGCGCATCCAGAAGATCCCGAACGCGTTGGCCGCGCCGGGGATGATCAGCGCCTTGAGCGAACCGACCCAGCCGAGCCAGGCCAGGGTGACGAACTGCGGCACCAGCGCCAGCTGCATCGGGATCATGAAGGTGGCCAGCACGATCCAGAACAGCACCCTCCGCCCGGGGAAGTCGTACTTGGCGAAGGCGAAGGCGGCCAGCGAGTCGAAGAGCAGCACCAGGAACGTCACGGCTGTGGCGGCCACGACGGTGATGCCCATCGACCCCCAGAAGTCGATCCCGTCGAACACCTTGTTCATGTTCTCCCACAGGTGAGGGCCGGGGATCAGCTTGGGCGGGTAGGCGAAGATGTCCCCGGTGGTGTTCGAGGCCATCACGAACATCCAGTAGAACGGGAAGACCGTGACCAGCACGCCCAGCAGGAGCACGGCGTGGCCCACGATCGTCCGCGACCTGGCGGCCGTCTCAGCGCGCACGGGACTTCCCCTTCCGCTTGCCGGTGCCGATCGCGTCCTCGTCGCGGCCGCCGATCAGCCGCCAGTTGATGACGGAGAACACCGCGATCAGGAGGAACAGCGCCCAGCCGACGGCCGCGCCATAGCCGAACCGGTTGAAGATGAACGCCTGCTGGTACAGGTAGAGCACGATGGTGGTGGCCTCGCCGCCGGGACCGCCGACGTTCCCGTTGTCGTCCACCGGGAACAGCACCTGCGGCTCGGTGAACAGTTGCAGCCCGCCGATGGTGGAGGTGACGGCGACGAAAAGGATCACCGGGCGGAGCATCGGGATGGTGATCCGGAAGAAGGTCTGGCGGTTGCCGGCGCCGTCGACCTTGGCCGCCTCCAGCACGTCGCTGGAGATGGCCTGCAGGCCGGCCAGGCAGATGATGGCGTTGTAGCCGACCCACCGCCAGGTGGTGATCGCCGCCACGGATGTTTTCATCGCCCACGGGTCGGACAGCCAGCCGACCTCGCCGGCGTTGATCGCCCGCAGCGCGCTGTTGAGCAGCCCGGAGCTGTCGCTGAAGACCGAGCCGAGCACCAGGGTCATCGCCACGATCGAGGTGATGTTCGGGGTGAAGTAGGCCACCCGGTAGAACGCCTTGAACCGCACTGCGGTGTGCAGCGCGTAGGCGATGACCAGCGCCAGAAAGATCATCGGTACGGTGGACAGGATCCAGATGATCAGGGTGTTGCCGATCGACTGCCAGAAGTCGGAGTCGGTCACCAGGTACGCGTAGTTCTCCCAGCCGATCGACCGCATCTCTCCGATGCCGTCCCACGACATGAACGACAGGTAGATGGAGAAGCCGACCGGGAAGATGCCGAAGACGGCGAAGAGGATGAAGAACGGGGAGACCGCCGCGTACATCGGCCAGTAGCGGCGCCAGCCGGGCAGTGGCCTGGACCCGTCCGGCGGCGGCTCGGCGGCGCTCCCGCGCGGCTTGACGGTCTTCCCGCGCAGCGCATCGGCGTGGCCCATTCAGATCGCCCCCTCGCGGGTCAGCTCGCGCTCGATGGTGTCCTGGGCGTGCCTCCATGCCGTGTCGACGTTCTTGCCGGCCTCCACGTTGGCGAGCTCGGCGGCGAAGACCGGGTCCATGACCCGGTCGTACGGGCTCTTGTAGACGGTCTTGACCTGCCGCGCCGACGGGCCGAACACCTCGATGGTGCGCTGCCCGCCGTAGAACGGCCGAGGCTCACGCATCTCCGGCCTCGCGAAGGAGCGCGGGGAGGACGGGAACAGCGACATCTCCGTGAACGCCTTGACCTGGTTCTCCGGAGACTGAAGCCAGGTGATGAACCTGTAGGCCGCCTCGGGGTTCTTGGAGTACTTGGTGACGGCCAGGAACGAGCCGCCGACGTTGCCGGCACCGCCGGGCGGGTCGGCCACCCGCCACTTGCCCTCGGTCTTCGGCGCGGCCGACTCCGGAAAGGCCAGGCCCCACCACACCGCACCGATACCGACCGGCTGACGGCCGCTGGTGACCACGCCGTACAAGTCGGTGGAGCCCTCCGGGGCGCCGGCCGACAGGCCGTCCCTGCCGATCCGGTAGGCCAGTTCGAATGCCTCGCGCAGCTCGTCCCGGTCGCCGATGTACCGGCCGTCCTCGGTCATGAACTTACTGGCCAGCTGGCCCAGCCGGATGCTCCAGACGTGGCGGATGTTGGGGCAGATCACCGCGCGCTCCCGGGACTTCTGCAGCTCCTTGCCCAGGGCGATGAAGCCGTCCCAGTCCGGGGCCCGGGCGGCCAGCTCCTTCGGGTCGGTGGTGATCCCGGCTTCCTGAAGCAGGTCGGCGCGGTAGAACAGCCCGGTGGGGCCGGTGTCCATGGGGAACGCGATCATCCGGCCCTCGGGCGTGATGCACTCGTTCCACTTCCAGTCCAGGTACCGGCTCTTCAGCTCGGCCGCGCCGAAGTCGTTCAGGTCGACGAACACGTCCTGGTTGCGGAAGTAGGTGGCCACGTCGGAGTTGATGCCGATGATGTCCGGCACCAGGGACTTGCCGGCGAGCGCGGTACGCACCTTGGTGTTGAAGTGGCCGCCGATGTTGGTGCGGCTGAGTCTGAAGCCCTCGGCCCCGGGAATGCCCTTCGTCTCGGCCCGGGCCACCAGCTCGTCGCTCACCGACCGGTCCCAGGTCCACAGCGTGATCTCATCCGAGTCGCCGAGCGAGCGCTGCGACCCGCAGCCGGCCAGCCCGAACCCTCCGGCGGCCGCTCCGGCGCCCAGCGCCAGAAGCCGTCTTCGTGACACTGCCATGGGCGTGTGCACCACCTTCCGAGCGAGCGGCCCACCCCTTGATCGCTCCGGTGGTGACCGAACAGACATCGCGAACGGCTGCTCTGGTTGAACAGGGGTCGGCGTTCTTGAGGATGCTCGGCGTCGCCGCCGACGCGCTGCGCACATCGCTGCCCACGAACGGCGGTGCGGACATCGTGGCCCACAGGACGACGTGGCGGCGCAGCTCCGTTTGAGTCAGGCCGGGACGGCCGACCTCCGGCATGCCCCGGCCGTTGAAGCCCCCGCGCCAGGCGTAGGACGACAGGGGGCAGTTCAGGTCCCAGGCGGCGAACTGGCGGGCGTCCTGCGCGTGCCCGGGCTGCGTCGGCCCTCGGGTAGGTGCTGAAGTACGGCGCGCAGGTCTTGTCCGCCGGCACCGCGCAGATGCCGGACTCCCGGCCCTTGCCGTGCAGCTGGCCGCCGAGGGCTCCCACTCGCACGCTGGTCCGGGAACCACCGCAACTGTCGAGCCGACCGGCCGTAACTCACGCATGGAGAGCCTCCTGTCACCACTGATGCGGAGGTACAAAGGCCCGAGGCGGCGAGGAACGATGCATACGATCTGCTCTGTGCGCGCCACCTGACTGTGAACGCTCCCACATCGTCTCGAACGACAGAAGAGTCCCGATCGGACTCTCATCTGTCAATCACTGCGACCCAAATCCCTTTGAACTCAGGGTCGGTCAGACCGTCGGGTTTCAGCCGCCGCTGTGACCGATACCGGCACTCATGCCGGCGATCGTGTGGGCCCTGATGTCGAGGTGCGGACCGTCCGCGGACCGGGCCGCCACCGAACGGACGTGCTCCTGGGCCGGGTGGGCCAGACCGTCGTACACCGCGACGCACACCTCCCGCGCCCGGGACCGAG encodes the following:
- a CDS encoding sugar ABC transporter permease — translated: MGHADALRGKTVKPRGSAAEPPPDGSRPLPGWRRYWPMYAAVSPFFILFAVFGIFPVGFSIYLSFMSWDGIGEMRSIGWENYAYLVTDSDFWQSIGNTLIIWILSTVPMIFLALVIAYALHTAVRFKAFYRVAYFTPNITSIVAMTLVLGSVFSDSSGLLNSALRAINAGEVGWLSDPWAMKTSVAAITTWRWVGYNAIICLAGLQAISSDVLEAAKVDGAGNRQTFFRITIPMLRPVILFVAVTSTIGGLQLFTEPQVLFPVDDNGNVGGPGGEATTIVLYLYQQAFIFNRFGYGAAVGWALFLLIAVFSVINWRLIGGRDEDAIGTGKRKGKSRAR
- a CDS encoding extracellular solute-binding protein, whose product is MAVSRRRLLALGAGAAAGGFGLAGCGSQRSLGDSDEITLWTWDRSVSDELVARAETKGIPGAEGFRLSRTNIGGHFNTKVRTALAGKSLVPDIIGINSDVATYFRNQDVFVDLNDFGAAELKSRYLDWKWNECITPEGRMIAFPMDTGPTGLFYRADLLQEAGITTDPKELAARAPDWDGFIALGKELQKSRERAVICPNIRHVWSIRLGQLASKFMTEDGRYIGDRDELREAFELAYRIGRDGLSAGAPEGSTDLYGVVTSGRQPVGIGAVWWGLAFPESAAPKTEGKWRVADPPGGAGNVGGSFLAVTKYSKNPEAAYRFITWLQSPENQVKAFTEMSLFPSSPRSFARPEMREPRPFYGGQRTIEVFGPSARQVKTVYKSPYDRVMDPVFAAELANVEAGKNVDTAWRHAQDTIERELTREGAI
- a CDS encoding right-handed parallel beta-helix repeat-containing protein, with the translated sequence MKQSIKASLAGATAVLLPVAATALAVDAGAATPADGVAAAGNIYYVAPNGNDGAAGTQAAPWASIARAQAVAKAGDTVYFRGGTYAYTRANSACSSQTARVDAITLNKSGSSGAPIRYWAHPGEKPVFDFSRMTDNCRIKGFNVTGSWIHLKGLEAKGVPQNNNRNAESWGIWVSGSNNTFEQINTHHHMGTGLFISGGGGNLVLNSDSHDNYDPRSNDGPGENADGFGSHYTPAGRPANVFRGSRAWWNADDGFDLISTYSPVIIENSWAWRNGYVPGTTTPSGNGAGFKSGGYGGDYEANAPKHTVRFSVAFLNKAAGFYANHHPVANDFFNNTGYGNHPNFNMRGVDSSGASVGRGNLRNNIAYTGTPTSYMTGANAAYNSWNLGVPLSDSQFQSVSTSGWEAPRQSDGSLPVLPHLRLAANSALIDKGTEVGLPFSGSAPDLGAFENEGR
- a CDS encoding carbohydrate ABC transporter permease yields the protein MRAETAARSRTIVGHAVLLLGVLVTVFPFYWMFVMASNTTGDIFAYPPKLIPGPHLWENMNKVFDGIDFWGSMGITVVAATAVTFLVLLFDSLAAFAFAKYDFPGRRVLFWIVLATFMIPMQLALVPQFVTLAWLGWVGSLKALIIPGAANAFGIFWMRQYAQGAIADELIQASRVDGAGFFRQWWTVGLPVLRPGLAFLGIFTFFHIWNDYLWPLIVMTDPGKVTLQVAVQQLNGVYTTDQSMVIAGALMSVIPLIGVFLIGSRHFIANLAAGAMKF